Proteins encoded by one window of Candidatus Woesearchaeota archaeon:
- a CDS encoding TIGR00270 family protein: protein MTNCEMCGTHGDLFLTMIEGTELNLCASCSKFGKIIKRANAQPLQLKTKTKTLHQEEELVESIVEDYSERIKNAREKLGLKQKELAMKISEKESLIHKIESHHIEPSIVLARKLEKFLQVTLVEEVKETKENIAKRKTDTLTLGDLVTLKNRSG from the coding sequence ATGACTAATTGCGAGATGTGCGGTACTCATGGGGATTTATTTCTCACGATGATCGAAGGGACAGAATTAAATCTCTGTGCTTCCTGTAGCAAATTTGGAAAGATTATCAAAAGAGCCAATGCACAACCACTTCAACTAAAGACAAAGACAAAAACCCTTCATCAAGAAGAAGAGCTCGTAGAATCTATTGTTGAGGACTATAGCGAACGCATTAAAAATGCACGTGAAAAACTTGGTTTAAAACAAAAAGAATTAGCAATGAAGATTTCAGAAAAAGAATCCCTTATTCATAAGATTGAATCGCACCATATTGAGCCATCTATAGTTTTAGCAAGAAAACTCGAGAAATTTCTCCAGGTAACGCTTGTTGAAGAAGTTAAAGAGACAAAGGAAAATATTGCCAAAAGAAAAACCGATACCTTAACTCTCGGAGATCTTGTTACCCTCAAGAACAGATCAGGGTAG
- a CDS encoding S8 family serine peptidase encodes MIVFLFFLVISGFYAHSFPSFSPSSSLSSSFAPSLASVDAQVFSALQHDTSVPVIIELDKSAGIPLASFSSPQEKQAALQQNKLIIASLQDTLVEDISSDDVQIQRRFTTLFGLSARVTKNGLKQLQRHPLVKAIHYDRENQIFLTESLGIIGANNVQGTILHGNNITGSGETVCIIDTGVDYTHESLGNCTSSQFTAGNCSKVITGYDFVNSDNNPLDDHGHGTHVAGIVAANGTVTGVAPGARIAAIKSCNSGGACLNSWIISGIDACMDNKAAYNISVMSMSLGGGKFSAVCDSDPLASAANEAVALGIYVVAASGNDGNKTHLSSPACASNVTSVGATYDADLGSKTYPTAGCTDTTTAVDKVACFSNSNALLDLMAPGAIITSTARNGGTTSMTGTSQATPHVAGGAALLLQYRRLQTGGNLTPSQLQTILNTTGLVVADTGNNLTFSRINLSAALASLVLPITLEYPLNNSNLSDTTTWSWVNISTNVSTTCKYSQENRSFNFTSQGTLFNITGSTLHSFNLTNLSEGNSYTLYYKCNISAQTEDYVAATHVFHIPDQAPSITLVYPANATNLSIDTLWTWINLTTHEQAECHYHQTNVSFAFSNGTSFTLTNSTAHAFNFSNNSVLQEGANYTLFYKCKDLRNNTNAESITHVFGVDQDLAPRVTLVSPQNNSYSTTNNVSFTCSATDDKQLTNITFYWNYTGNFTANETITVNGTQNTSSFQRTSLNDTAILWNCLAYDNRSTAQYNSSSVNYTVTIDTLLPNVTSVIPQNASVNVTERTNITLTFSESVLNTTVTNQTFTITYPSNASNNTQVEGSFQFLNNSRIVIFSPYLFLPENKTFTVQVYDTITDVAGNRLIANHSSIFTTRFKDTDEDSIPDYLDDDDDNDGIVDANDTLKGNSSSINTPLDNVTILVNESANLSVLFAETNTVELRKESRPLVQFSYNFTIQNVLDLTALKIEERQSGNNFTSLLIYGLNLSGTTKKFFLQNLTPNATGICIKDLAITSLDQLNTNGNCTGTSEIKVQCDGTEQNNYTCTYNTTASRFLVEPLQHSGIEQINYSCTSSWSCNSWGSCSNNLQTCNEWADSNSCGRDYTGSLTQSCSSGGGSSGGGGGGGGGSQLSSKNEVSHSWASVIQGKTYSFNVTSNNIALTQIAFVPAKNLSDVTITAKSLNSLPDTVPVFSLVPYQYLNISTQHLHNQNISNVTFIFVVNQTFLAVNNVTTQQVILLRDHTGVWEELPTTVVKKNQTVVTYTASSLGFSYFVIALKPILRELVNETPENLELPDLEENVTTNISDSLGDDNQTSAIPLAVRNESAQAISQKGPTFYTYFLAFVVFVFVLLIGFAYLHVKEHAALIREAEKQKKEGKEEKKESMSKYNRGQ; translated from the coding sequence CAGCGTCATCCTCTTGTTAAAGCGATACATTATGATCGAGAAAACCAGATTTTTCTCACCGAAAGCCTGGGCATTATTGGTGCAAACAATGTCCAAGGGACAATCTTACATGGTAATAATATTACTGGCTCAGGTGAAACTGTTTGTATCATTGACACTGGCGTTGATTATACCCATGAAAGTTTAGGGAACTGTACGTCAAGCCAATTCACTGCAGGGAATTGCAGTAAGGTTATTACGGGTTATGATTTCGTGAATAGTGACAACAATCCTCTTGATGATCATGGTCATGGCACGCATGTTGCTGGAATTGTTGCTGCCAATGGTACGGTTACTGGGGTTGCGCCAGGTGCACGTATTGCAGCGATCAAGTCTTGTAATTCAGGAGGTGCCTGTTTAAATTCATGGATTATCTCAGGAATTGATGCGTGCATGGATAATAAAGCTGCGTATAATATCTCAGTCATGAGTATGAGTTTAGGCGGAGGTAAATTCAGTGCTGTTTGTGATAGTGATCCTCTCGCGAGTGCGGCAAATGAAGCAGTTGCCTTGGGAATCTATGTCGTTGCTGCCTCGGGAAATGACGGTAATAAAACTCATCTTTCTTCTCCTGCCTGCGCTTCAAATGTAACTTCAGTCGGAGCTACGTATGATGCTGATCTTGGCTCAAAGACATATCCCACGGCAGGGTGTACTGATACTACTACGGCCGTTGACAAGGTTGCTTGTTTCTCCAACAGCAATGCCTTGCTTGATCTTATGGCTCCTGGGGCTATTATTACTTCTACGGCAAGAAACGGCGGTACAACCTCAATGACCGGGACATCGCAAGCAACTCCCCATGTTGCAGGCGGTGCTGCGTTACTTCTTCAATACAGAAGACTCCAGACTGGAGGAAATCTAACACCTTCCCAGCTTCAAACGATTCTAAACACTACTGGCCTTGTAGTCGCTGATACAGGAAATAATCTTACCTTTTCTCGCATTAATTTGAGTGCTGCTCTTGCTTCATTAGTCTTGCCTATTACGCTTGAATACCCTCTGAATAATTCAAATCTCTCTGACACCACCACGTGGAGCTGGGTAAATATTTCAACCAATGTGTCTACTACCTGTAAATACAGCCAAGAGAATAGATCGTTCAATTTTACCAGTCAAGGGACGCTGTTTAACATCACCGGTAGTACGCTTCATAGCTTTAATCTCACCAATCTGAGTGAGGGAAATTCATACACCTTGTACTATAAATGCAATATTTCAGCACAAACTGAGGACTATGTTGCAGCAACGCATGTCTTCCACATTCCTGACCAGGCACCAAGCATTACGCTTGTTTATCCGGCAAATGCAACTAATCTGAGTATTGACACACTATGGACATGGATAAATCTAACAACCCATGAGCAAGCAGAATGCCATTATCACCAAACAAATGTGAGTTTTGCATTTTCAAATGGAACTTCTTTTACCCTGACTAATAGCACGGCCCATGCATTTAACTTTTCGAATAACAGTGTTTTGCAGGAGGGAGCAAACTACACGCTCTTCTATAAGTGTAAGGATCTTCGAAATAATACCAATGCGGAATCCATAACTCATGTTTTTGGCGTCGATCAAGATCTTGCTCCTAGAGTAACGCTCGTCTCACCGCAAAATAACAGCTACAGTACAACGAACAATGTCTCTTTTACTTGTTCGGCAACTGATGACAAACAATTAACCAACATCACTTTTTACTGGAACTATACCGGTAATTTCACGGCAAATGAAACCATTACGGTTAATGGAACACAAAACACCTCTTCATTTCAGCGAACATCCCTCAATGATACAGCGATTTTATGGAACTGTTTGGCATATGACAATCGTAGTACTGCTCAGTACAATAGCAGTTCGGTAAACTATACCGTTACCATTGATACGCTACTGCCAAATGTTACTTCAGTTATTCCTCAGAATGCAAGTGTCAATGTAACTGAACGAACAAATATTACCCTGACGTTCTCAGAATCTGTCCTTAATACCACGGTTACCAACCAGACCTTTACCATAACTTACCCTTCAAATGCAAGTAACAACACTCAGGTTGAAGGATCATTTCAGTTCTTGAACAACTCACGCATAGTAATCTTTAGTCCCTATTTATTCCTGCCAGAAAATAAGACCTTTACCGTCCAAGTTTATGATACCATTACTGATGTTGCAGGAAATCGTTTAATTGCCAATCACTCTTCCATATTTACCACCCGGTTTAAAGACACTGATGAAGACAGTATCCCCGATTATCTCGATGATGATGATGATAATGACGGTATTGTTGACGCTAATGATACTTTAAAAGGAAACAGCAGCAGTATTAACACCCCTCTTGATAATGTCACCATTCTTGTCAATGAATCAGCAAATCTCTCGGTTTTATTTGCAGAGACGAACACCGTAGAACTCAGAAAAGAGAGTAGACCCCTTGTCCAGTTCAGTTATAATTTTACGATTCAGAATGTCCTTGATTTAACTGCTCTCAAAATTGAGGAACGACAATCAGGGAATAATTTTACATCGCTATTAATCTATGGGCTTAATCTCAGTGGAACGACAAAGAAATTTTTTCTCCAGAATCTTACTCCTAATGCAACCGGAATTTGTATTAAGGATCTTGCAATAACTTCACTTGATCAGTTGAATACAAACGGCAATTGTACCGGAACATCTGAGATAAAAGTTCAGTGTGATGGAACAGAGCAAAATAATTACACCTGTACCTACAACACTACCGCGAGCAGATTCCTCGTTGAGCCATTACAACACTCAGGCATTGAGCAGATAAATTATTCGTGTACTTCTTCTTGGTCCTGTAATTCATGGGGTAGTTGTAGTAATAACCTACAAACCTGTAATGAATGGGCTGATAGTAATTCTTGTGGAAGAGATTATACAGGATCTTTAACCCAATCCTGTAGTTCTGGTGGTGGAAGTAGTGGTGGGGGTGGTGGAGGCGGGGGCGGAAGTCAATTGTCGTCGAAAAATGAGGTATCTCACTCTTGGGCATCGGTTATACAAGGAAAAACCTATAGTTTTAATGTAACCTCAAACAACATTGCTTTAACGCAGATTGCTTTTGTTCCTGCAAAGAATCTTTCAGATGTTACTATTACGGCAAAATCCTTGAACAGCCTTCCTGATACCGTGCCTGTTTTTTCACTGGTACCCTACCAATACCTGAATATCAGCACACAACATTTGCATAACCAAAATATTAGTAATGTTACTTTTATCTTTGTCGTCAACCAGACATTTCTTGCTGTAAACAACGTAACAACTCAACAAGTCATTCTCCTGCGTGATCATACCGGGGTTTGGGAAGAACTGCCTACAACGGTTGTCAAAAAAAACCAGACCGTCGTTACCTATACTGCAAGTTCGTTGGGATTCTCGTATTTTGTTATAGCCCTTAAGCCGATACTGCGTGAGTTAGTAAATGAAACTCCTGAAAATCTTGAGCTTCCAGACTTAGAAGAGAATGTAACGACAAATATCTCAGATTCCCTTGGAGATGACAACCAGACATCAGCTATCCCCCTTGCGGTGAGGAATGAATCAGCTCAAGCAATTTCTCAAAAAGGACCTACGTTCTATACCTATTTCCTTGCCTTTGTCGTGTTTGTTTTCGTTCTTCTGATAGGATTTGCTTATCTCCATGTCAAAGAGCACGCAGCTTTAATTCGAGAAGCTGAAAAGCAGAAAAAGGAAGGAAAAGAAGAAAAAAAAGAGAGTATGTCAAAGTATAATAGAGGACAATAA